The Centroberyx gerrardi isolate f3 chromosome 7, fCenGer3.hap1.cur.20231027, whole genome shotgun sequence genome contains a region encoding:
- the LOC139926554 gene encoding uncharacterized protein LOC139926554, whose amino-acid sequence MFGQKSYLKIHMRVHTPERTFNCSVCGKSLGRKGQLKRHMGVHTGERPFSCSVCGKGFDYKASLKTHMIVHTGEKPFNCSVCGRSFGHKGHLKTHMMVHTGEKPFTCSVCGKSVGDNRTLKTHMELHTGEKPFKCSVCGKRFSQSRHLKTHMIVHTGEKPFNCSVCGKRFSQSRHLKTHMIVHTGEKPFNCSVCGKSFGRKGNLKRHVRVHTGE is encoded by the exons atGTTTGGTCAAAAATCATACTTGAAGATACATATGAGAGTCCATACACCAGAGAGAACGTTTAATTGCTCAGTTTGTGGCAAAAGTCTTGGTCGTAAAGGACAATTAAAGAGACACATGGGAgtccacactggagagagaccatttagttgctcagtctgtggtaaagGTTTTGATTATAAAGCATccttgaagacacacatgatagtccacacaggagagaaaccatttaattgctcagtctgtggtagAAGTTTTGGTCATAAAGGACacttgaagacacacatgatGGTCCACACAG gagagaaaccatttacttgttcagtctgtggtaaaagtGTTGGTGATAACAGAACCTTGAAGACACACATGGAactccacacaggagagaaaccatttaaatgctcagtctgtggtaaacGTTTTAGTCAAAGTAGACacttgaagacacacatgatagtccacacaggagagaaaccatttaattgctcagtctgtggtaaacGTTTTAGTCAAAGTAGACacttgaagacacacatgatagtccacacaggagagaaaccatttaattgctcagtctgtggtaaaagttttggtcGTAAAGGAAACTTGAAGAGACAcgtgagagtccacacaggagagtaA